The DNA sequence GGCCGCAGCCGCCACCGGCTGCGCGGCGTCCGGTGCAGTGGCGTCGGGATCAGCCCAGGCCGGAGCCGCCGACAACAAGCCACCTACCAGCAGCACCACTGCCGCCGCACCTCGCACCACCACTGCCCCGAACGCCTTCCCGGAAACCCGACAGCCCGCCCCGATGCGGTGCCGGTCGGCATTCCTGTTGGGAACCTACATGCGGCACCCTTGCCGTACTAACCGGATCCGGAACCGTCAGCGTTACGCCATTCTCACCAGACCGAGTTCGTTGTCGGCGGCGAGCAGCGAGTGGTGCGGCAACACCCGCACCGTGTAGCCGACCGACCCGGCCACCGGAAGCGGTGTCGTGGTCGAGAACAGTTCGGTACCGCCGTCGCCCGGTCCGGTGTGCAGCATCTCCACATACGTCGGGTTCACCAGCACATCGGTGGCGTCGACACGCCCCAGCACGGCCTGCACCACGACTTCCTCGGGCCGCAGACCGGCCAGTTGCACGGCGGCGGTGAGGGTGAGCTGCGAGCCGAGCAGCGGGGTGTCGGGCAGGCCGGTGCTGTCGACGTCGGTGACGGCGACCTGCGGCCAGGCTTCGCGGGCCCGCAGCCGGTAGGCGCTCAGGTCGCGGGCCGCCCCGAACGGCAGTCCGTCGACGGGCGCGACGGTGCGGCGCAGCGACTGCGCAGCCGGCGCGTAGTACTTCTCGGTGTAGTCGCGCACCATCCGCGAGGCCAGCACCTTGGGCCCCAGCGACTGCAGGGTATGGCGCACCATCTCGACCCAGCGGGTCGGCACGCCGCGCTCGTCACGGTCGTAGAACTTCGGGCCGACGGAGTGCGCCAGTAGGTCGTAGAGTGCCGCGGCCTCCAGGTCGTCGCGGCGCCCCTCGTCAGCAAGTCCGTCGGCAGTCGGTATCTCCCAACCGTTTTCGCCGTCGTACCACTCGTCCCACCACCCGTCGCGGATGGACAGGTTCAGCCCGCCGTTGAGCGCGCTCTTCATGCCGGAGGTGCCGCACGCCTCCAGCGGCCGCAGCGGATTGTTCAGCCACACATCGCATCCCCAGTACAGCGACCGGGCCATCGACATGTCGTAATCGGGTAGGAAGGCGATGCGATGCCGCACCTCGGGCCGGTCGGCGAACTTCACCACCTGCTGGATCAGCGCCTTGCCGGCGTCGTCGGCCGGATGCGACTTGCCCGCGACGATCAGCTGCAGCGGCTTGTCGGGATCGAGCAGCAGCGCCTCCAGCCGTTGCGGATCACGCAGCATCAGGGTCAGCCGCTTATAGGTGGGAACCCGTCGGGCAAACCCTATAGTCAAGACGCCGGGGTCAAAAGCTGTTGCAATCCAACCAAGTTCAGCATCCGAAGCACCGCGCTCCAGCCACGACCTACGCAGCCTGCGACGCACGTCCTCGACCAGGTAGGCCCGCAGTTGCGACCGGATCCACCAGATGTGGCCGGGGTCGACCTCCTGCAGGCGGGCCCAGACCTGGGGCTCACGCAGCGCCTCGGTGGAGCCGGCCAGCTCACGGCCCAGTTGCAGCCACTGCGGCGCGGCCCAGGTGGGGCCGTGCACACCGTTGGTGATGGACCCGATCGGCACGTCGGCCGGGTCGAAACCCGGCCACAGCTCGTCGAACATCTCCCGGCTGACCCGGCCGTGCAGCAGCGACACCCCGTTGGCGCGCTGGGCCAGCCGCAGACCCATGTGCGCCATGTTGAACTTCGTCGGGTCGTCCTCGGCACCGAAGGCCAGCACGCGGGCCACCGGGACACCGGGCAGCAGCCCCGCCGGGCCGTCGTCGCCGAAGTAGCGCTGCACCATCTCCACCGGGAACCGGTCGATCCCGGCGGGCACCGGGGTGTGGGTGGTGAAGACCGTGCTGGAGCGCACCACCGTCAGCGCGGTGTCGAAGTCCAGCCGCTCGGCCGCCATCAGCTCGCGGATGCGCTCGACGCCGAGGAAACCGGCATGGCCCTCGTTCATGTGGAAGACGTCGGGTGCCGGCCGGCCCTCGATGGCGGTGAACGCCCGCACGGCGCGCACGCCGCCGATCCCGGCCAACAGCTCCTGCTTCATCCGGTGTTCCTGGTCACCGCCGTAAAGCCGATCGGTGACGTTACGCAGGTCGTGCTCGTTCTCCGGGATGTCGGAGTCCAGCAGCAACAGCGGGATCCGCCCGACCTGGGCCACCCATACCCGGGCGCGCAGCTGCCGGGCCTCCGGTAGCGCCAGCTCCACCAGGACAGGCGCGCCGGCGGCATCGGTGAGCAGGCGCAGCGGCAGGCCCTGCGGGTCCAGCGATGGGTAGTTCTCCCGCTGCCAGCCATCGGCCGTCAAGGACTGCCCGAAGTACCCCGAGCGGTAGTACAAGCCGACGGCGACCAGCGGCAGACCGAGGTCCGACGCCGACTTCAGATGGTCGCCGGCCAGGATGCCCAGGCCACCGGAGTAGTTCGGCAGCACCTCGGCGACACCGAACTCCATCGAGAAGTACGCGATGCCGGTCGGCATGGTCGCCGGATCCTGCTCCTGGTACCACATCGGGCGGGCGAGGTAGTCGTCGAGATCGCCGGCCAGCTGGTCCAGCCCCGCCAGAAAACCGCTGTCCACGGCGAGTTCGTCCAGACGCTGGGGTGTGACCGCGCCCAGCAGGGCGACCGGGTCCTGCCCGGTCTGCGCCCACAACTGCGGATCGATCGACGCGAACAGATCCTGCGTCGGCGTATCCCAGGACCAGCGCAGGTTGGTCGACAACCGGCCCAGCGCCGAGAGCCGCTCGGGCAGGTGGGCACGGACCGTGAACCTACGCAGGGCCTTCACGTGACCCAACCTTACTGACGCGCCCAGCCGTGCGTGCGCTTCTTTCACTCGCATCGACTCGGCCCACTACGGTGTGAACTGAGCGTGATGCGGTTACCCGAGAAGGCACGGATCCGGCGCGGCGCGGGCCACGTCGTACAAGTCAGAAATGGGAGTGGTTGGGTGCCCGGTCGTATCGAGATCGATGACGTCGCGCCCGTTGTGTCCTGCGGTACCTACCCAGCCAAGGCTGTCGTCGGCGAGGTGGTCCCGGTCTGCGCGTCGGTCTGGCGTGAGGGACACGACGCGGTGGCCGCGACTCTGGTGGTCCGCTACCTGGGGTCGGCCTACCCGCAGCTGGGCCAGAGCCCGGCCCGCCGGGTCAAGGCGCTGGAGGCCGCCGAAGCGGTGGCGACGCCGGCGGCCGCCAACCGGGTCAAGCCGCAGCTGTATCCGATGGCACTGGGGCGCACCCCTGATCTGTTCCACGGCCAGTTCGTCCCCGACCGGGTCGGGCTGTGGACATTCCGCATCGACGGGTGGGGCGACCCCATCACCACCTGGCGGCACGCGGTGACCGCCAAGCTGGACGCCGGACAGGGCGAGTCGGAACTGAACAACGATCTACTGGTCGGCGCGCGCCTGCTCGAGCGCGCCGCCACCGGTGTGCCGCGGGACCGGCGCACCCCGCTGCTGCACGCCAGCGCCGCACTGCGCGAGTCCGGCGACCCCGTCACCCGCGCCGCCCTGGCGCTGTCGCACGAGGTCACCGAGCTGCTGGCCGCATTCCCGCTGCGTGAACTGGTCACCAGGGGCACCACCTATGGCGTCTGGGCCGACCGGCCGCTGGCCCGGTGCAGCGCCTGGTACGAGTTCTTTCCGCGCTCGACCGGCGGCTGGGACGCTGAGGGCCGCCCCGTGCACGGCACCTTCGCGACGTCGATCGAGGCGCTGCCCCGGATCGCCGCGATGGGCTTCAACGTGGTCTACCTGCCGCCGATCCACCCGATCGGCAAGGTGCACCGCAAGGGGCGCAACAACACCGTCACCGCGGAACCGGGCGATGTCGGCTCGCCGTGGGCGATCGGCAGCGACGAGGGCGGCCACGACGCCGTGCACCCGGCCCTGGGCAGCATCGAGGACTTCGACCGGTTCGTGGCCGCGGTGCGCGACCACGGCATGGAGGTGGCGCTGGACTTGGCGCTGCAGTGCGCACCGGATCACCCGTGGGCCAAGGACCACCGGCAGTGGTTCACCGAGTTGCCCGACGGGACCATCGCCTACGCGGAGAACCCGCCGAAGAAGTACCAGGACATCTACCCGCTGAACTTCGACAACGACCCAGGCGGGCTCTACGACGAGGTGCTGCGCGTGGTGCGGCACTGGATCGAGCACGGCGTCACGATCTTCCGGGTCGACAACCCGCACACCAAGCCACCGAACTTCTGGGCGTGGTTGATCAGCCAGGTGAAGGCCACCCACCCCGACGTGCTGTTCCTCTCCGAGGCGTTCACCCGCCCGGCGCGGATGTACGGGCTGGCCAAACTCGGCTTCACCCAGTCGTATTCGTATTTCACCTGGCGTACCGCCAAGTGGGAGATCGAGGAGTTCGGCCGCCAGATCGCCGAGCATGCCGACTACGCGCGGCCCAACCTCTTCGTCAACACCCCCGACATCCTGCACGAGAGCCTGCAGCAGGGCGGCCCGGGCATGTTCGCCATCCGCGCGGTGCTGGCGGCCACCCTGGGCACGTCGTGGGGGGTGTACTCCGGTTTCGAACTCTTCGAGCATCTGCCGGTGCGGGAAGGCAGCGAGGAGTACCTGGATTCGGAGAAGTACGAACTGCGTCCGCGTGACTTCGACGGCGCCCTGTCCCGTGGGCAATCACTGGAGCCATTCCTCAAGCGGCTCAACGAGATCCGCCGGGTACATCCGGCACTGTGCCAATTGCGCACCATCACCTTCCACCACGTCGACAACGAGGCGCTGCTGGCCTACAGCAAGTTCGACCCGGTGACCGGCGACACGGTGCTGGTGGTGGTGACGTTGAACGCATTCGGCCCCGAAGAGGGAACGGTATGGCTGGATATGGGCGCACTGGGTATGCAGCCCTACGACCGTTTCTGGGTGCGTGACGAAATCACCGGGGAGGAATACCAATGGGGCCAAGCCAACTACGTACGCATCGAGCCCGGACGTGCCGTCGCGCACGTCCTGAACATGCCGCTGATCCCGCCCGACCAGCGAGCGAGTCTGCTTCGCCGGGAATGATCGGAACGAGAGGAGCCTAGGGCCACATGACGAGATCACCGAAGCTCGCCAGTCCGTATCTGGCGCCGGATCCCGGCGACCTGGCCCGGCTGGTGGCCGGGGTGCACCACGACCCGCACAGCATCCTGGGTGCTCACGAGTACGACGACCACACCGTGCTGAGGGCGCTGCGCCCGTACGCCGAGCAGGTGGTGGCGATCGTCGGTGACCAGCGCTACGAGTTCAGCCACATCGATGCCGGCCTGTTCGCGGTGAGCTTGCCGTTCACCAATCTCGCCGACTACCGGCTCGAGGTCACCTACCCCGGCGGACACACCCTCACCGTGGCCGACGGCTACCGATTCCTGCCCACCCTCGGCGAGATGGATCTGCATCTGTTCGCCGAGGGCCGCCACGAGCGGCTGTGGGAGATCCTGGGCGCGCACCCGCGTTCCTTCACCACACCCGACGGCGTGGTCGAGGGGGTGTCGTTTGCGGTGTGGGCCCCGAATGCCAAGGGCGTCAGCCTGATCGGCGAGTTCAACCACTGGGACGGCAACGACGCACCGATGCGCGTACTGGGATCCTCCGGGGTCTGGGAGCTGTTCTGGCCGGACTTCCCCACCGACGGGCTCTACAAGTTCCGGGTGCACGGTGTCGACGGGGCGGTCACCGACCGGGCCGACCCGTTCGCGTTCGCCACCGAGGTGCCGCCGCAGACCGCGTCGCGGGTGAATGTCTCGCACTACACCTGGGCCGACGAGGACTGGATGACGCAGCGGGCCGGCCGCAATCCGGTGTTCGAGCCCATGAGCACCTACGAGGTGCACCTCGGTTCCTGGCGCCCGGGCCTGAGCTATCGCCAGCTGGCCCAGGAACTCACCGA is a window from the Mycolicibacterium anyangense genome containing:
- the glgP gene encoding alpha-glucan family phosphorylase, which translates into the protein MKALRRFTVRAHLPERLSALGRLSTNLRWSWDTPTQDLFASIDPQLWAQTGQDPVALLGAVTPQRLDELAVDSGFLAGLDQLAGDLDDYLARPMWYQEQDPATMPTGIAYFSMEFGVAEVLPNYSGGLGILAGDHLKSASDLGLPLVAVGLYYRSGYFGQSLTADGWQRENYPSLDPQGLPLRLLTDAAGAPVLVELALPEARQLRARVWVAQVGRIPLLLLDSDIPENEHDLRNVTDRLYGGDQEHRMKQELLAGIGGVRAVRAFTAIEGRPAPDVFHMNEGHAGFLGVERIRELMAAERLDFDTALTVVRSSTVFTTHTPVPAGIDRFPVEMVQRYFGDDGPAGLLPGVPVARVLAFGAEDDPTKFNMAHMGLRLAQRANGVSLLHGRVSREMFDELWPGFDPADVPIGSITNGVHGPTWAAPQWLQLGRELAGSTEALREPQVWARLQEVDPGHIWWIRSQLRAYLVEDVRRRLRRSWLERGASDAELGWIATAFDPGVLTIGFARRVPTYKRLTLMLRDPQRLEALLLDPDKPLQLIVAGKSHPADDAGKALIQQVVKFADRPEVRHRIAFLPDYDMSMARSLYWGCDVWLNNPLRPLEACGTSGMKSALNGGLNLSIRDGWWDEWYDGENGWEIPTADGLADEGRRDDLEAAALYDLLAHSVGPKFYDRDERGVPTRWVEMVRHTLQSLGPKVLASRMVRDYTEKYYAPAAQSLRRTVAPVDGLPFGAARDLSAYRLRAREAWPQVAVTDVDSTGLPDTPLLGSQLTLTAAVQLAGLRPEEVVVQAVLGRVDATDVLVNPTYVEMLHTGPGDGGTELFSTTTPLPVAGSVGYTVRVLPHHSLLAADNELGLVRMA
- a CDS encoding alpha-1,4-glucan--maltose-1-phosphate maltosyltransferase, with the translated sequence MPGRIEIDDVAPVVSCGTYPAKAVVGEVVPVCASVWREGHDAVAATLVVRYLGSAYPQLGQSPARRVKALEAAEAVATPAAANRVKPQLYPMALGRTPDLFHGQFVPDRVGLWTFRIDGWGDPITTWRHAVTAKLDAGQGESELNNDLLVGARLLERAATGVPRDRRTPLLHASAALRESGDPVTRAALALSHEVTELLAAFPLRELVTRGTTYGVWADRPLARCSAWYEFFPRSTGGWDAEGRPVHGTFATSIEALPRIAAMGFNVVYLPPIHPIGKVHRKGRNNTVTAEPGDVGSPWAIGSDEGGHDAVHPALGSIEDFDRFVAAVRDHGMEVALDLALQCAPDHPWAKDHRQWFTELPDGTIAYAENPPKKYQDIYPLNFDNDPGGLYDEVLRVVRHWIEHGVTIFRVDNPHTKPPNFWAWLISQVKATHPDVLFLSEAFTRPARMYGLAKLGFTQSYSYFTWRTAKWEIEEFGRQIAEHADYARPNLFVNTPDILHESLQQGGPGMFAIRAVLAATLGTSWGVYSGFELFEHLPVREGSEEYLDSEKYELRPRDFDGALSRGQSLEPFLKRLNEIRRVHPALCQLRTITFHHVDNEALLAYSKFDPVTGDTVLVVVTLNAFGPEEGTVWLDMGALGMQPYDRFWVRDEITGEEYQWGQANYVRIEPGRAVAHVLNMPLIPPDQRASLLRRE